The following proteins are co-located in the Pseudomonas antarctica genome:
- a CDS encoding EscU/YscU/HrcU family type III secretion system export apparatus switch protein: protein MKNSTPPRQAIALKYDGQQAPTLTAKGDDALAEAILKLARENEVPIYENAELVKLLARMELGDSIPEELYRTVAEIIAFAWTLKGKFPVGYDPNAEPVERDVTERGDDY, encoded by the coding sequence ATGAAAAACTCAACCCCACCGCGCCAGGCGATTGCCCTCAAGTATGACGGCCAGCAAGCACCGACCCTGACAGCCAAGGGCGACGATGCCCTGGCCGAAGCCATTTTGAAGTTGGCGCGGGAAAATGAAGTGCCGATCTATGAGAACGCGGAGCTGGTGAAGCTGCTGGCGCGCATGGAATTGGGGGACAGTATCCCGGAGGAGTTGTACCGCACGGTGGCGGAGATCATTGCGTTTGCCTGGACGTTGAAAGGCAAGTTCCCGGTGGGGTATGACCCGAATGCCGAGCCGGTGGAGCGGGATGTGACGGAGCGTGGCGACGATTACTGA
- a CDS encoding flagellar hook-length control protein FliK, translating to MTGEINLPTLPPAPATGPAPLPPTGELLKLLEPQTGLIDPGKTVNAEVIALKQGGDAFQLLLKLTLEGGRQTLVQASSAQPLPLGSNVAVSQTPTGNLTITLQQALSANVAALTRIDTTQMPEGTLLQAKVLTTQMLPQGATQPAIYRSLVTVLNNALAGTTLTLESPQPLRVGSLLSAVVQNAQTLNFVPLSGLKDQLAVAQQLSTQQSRQGSLDVVFTALQNLPADDSTSTDLRAAAARLLAALPDLAQVSNPKVLAQLVQNSGAFLEAKLLVGQNPQIPPLDMKGALLRLVAELVPALPTGTNLNAILAANTLAQVLPNFVRNPLSTLGQISARQAPAGFPLPDRLMQRLEGESDLENLLRLAAGAISRLQSHQLSSLEQTGTTADGRLQTTWQLEIPMRTLQDIVPLQVKFQREEPTPDKDQPERKDKKDPKQMLWRVELAFDMEPLGPLQVQAQLTQGKLSSQLWATRPFTASLIESHLGNLRERLVTSGLNVGDLDCHLGTPPRGPRTGLEQRWVDETA from the coding sequence ATGACCGGTGAGATCAACCTTCCTACGCTGCCTCCTGCCCCGGCCACCGGGCCAGCCCCGCTGCCCCCTACCGGTGAGTTGCTCAAACTGCTGGAGCCGCAGACCGGCTTGATCGACCCTGGGAAAACTGTAAACGCCGAGGTGATTGCGCTTAAACAAGGCGGCGACGCGTTTCAACTGTTGCTCAAGTTGACCCTCGAAGGCGGCCGCCAGACCCTGGTGCAAGCCAGCAGCGCGCAACCATTGCCGCTGGGCAGCAACGTGGCGGTGAGCCAGACGCCGACAGGCAACCTGACCATTACCTTGCAGCAAGCCTTGAGTGCCAATGTGGCCGCCCTCACCCGTATCGACACCACGCAAATGCCGGAAGGCACGCTGTTGCAGGCCAAGGTGCTGACCACCCAGATGCTGCCGCAGGGCGCGACGCAACCGGCGATCTATCGCTCGCTGGTGACAGTGCTCAATAACGCCCTCGCCGGGACGACGCTGACCCTGGAAAGCCCGCAGCCACTAAGGGTCGGCAGTTTACTCAGCGCCGTGGTGCAGAATGCGCAAACCTTGAATTTCGTGCCGTTAAGCGGGCTTAAGGATCAATTGGCCGTCGCGCAACAGCTCTCGACCCAGCAAAGCCGCCAGGGTTCGCTGGACGTGGTCTTTACTGCCTTGCAAAACTTGCCCGCTGATGACAGCACCTCCACCGACCTGCGCGCCGCCGCCGCGCGTTTGCTGGCGGCCCTGCCAGACCTGGCACAAGTCAGCAATCCCAAGGTCCTGGCGCAATTGGTCCAGAACAGCGGCGCGTTTCTTGAAGCCAAGTTGTTGGTCGGGCAAAACCCGCAAATTCCCCCGCTGGACATGAAAGGCGCACTGCTGCGCCTGGTCGCCGAGCTGGTGCCGGCCCTGCCCACCGGCACCAACCTCAACGCCATCCTCGCCGCCAATACCCTGGCCCAGGTGCTGCCGAACTTCGTGCGCAACCCGCTGAGTACGCTCGGCCAGATCAGCGCCCGGCAAGCACCCGCTGGGTTTCCGCTGCCGGATCGGTTGATGCAGCGCCTGGAAGGCGAAAGCGACCTGGAAAACCTGCTGCGCCTGGCAGCCGGGGCGATTTCACGCTTGCAGAGCCACCAGCTGTCGAGCCTGGAGCAGACCGGCACCACGGCCGACGGCCGGCTGCAGACCACCTGGCAGTTGGAAATCCCCATGCGCACCTTGCAGGACATCGTGCCATTGCAGGTCAAGTTCCAGCGCGAAGAACCCACGCCGGACAAGGACCAGCCCGAGCGCAAAGACAAAAAAGACCCCAAGCAGATGCTCTGGCGCGTCGAGCTGGCGTTCGACATGGAGCCGCTCGGGCCGCTGCAGGTTCAGGCGCAACTGACACAGGGCAAACTGTCCAGCCAGTTGTGGGCGACTCGGCCCTTTACCGCCAGTTTGATCGAAAGCCACTTGGGCAACTTACGCGAGCGCCTGGTGACCTCGGGTCTCAATGTCGGCGACCTGGATTGCCACCTCGGCACCCCGCCACGCGGGCCACGCACCGGACTGGAGCAACGCTGGGTGGATGAAACCGCATGA
- the ccmA gene encoding cytochrome c biogenesis heme-transporting ATPase CcmA produces MTSPLLEAVALACERDLRMLFEHLELRLAGGDMVQISGPNGSGKTSLLRLLAGLMQPTAGEVRLNGKPLNEQRTELARNLIWIGHAAGIKDVLTPEENLSWLSALHHPASRDAIWQALAAVGLKGFEDVPCHTLSAGQQRRVALARLYLPGPPLWILDEPFTALDKQGVAQLEAHLARHCEQGGLVVLTTHHSLTHVPAGYRDLDLGRWSL; encoded by the coding sequence TTGACCAGCCCTCTTCTTGAAGCCGTAGCGCTTGCCTGTGAACGCGACCTGCGGATGCTGTTCGAACACCTCGAACTGCGTCTGGCGGGCGGCGACATGGTGCAAATCAGCGGCCCGAACGGCAGCGGCAAAACCAGTTTGCTGCGCTTGCTGGCCGGGTTGATGCAGCCGACGGCAGGTGAGGTGCGACTCAACGGCAAGCCGCTCAACGAACAACGCACCGAACTCGCCCGCAACCTTATCTGGATCGGCCACGCCGCCGGGATCAAGGATGTGCTCACGCCCGAAGAAAACCTCAGTTGGCTCAGTGCCCTGCATCATCCGGCGTCCCGCGACGCCATCTGGCAAGCCCTGGCGGCGGTCGGCCTCAAGGGTTTCGAAGACGTGCCCTGTCATACGTTGTCCGCCGGGCAGCAACGCCGCGTGGCCCTGGCCCGTTTGTATCTGCCCGGCCCGCCGCTGTGGATTCTCGACGAACCGTTCACCGCCCTCGACAAACAAGGCGTGGCTCAACTCGAAGCACACCTGGCCCGGCACTGCGAGCAGGGTGGGTTGGTGGTCCTCACGACTCACCACAGTCTGACGCACGTGCCTGCCGGTTACCGTGACCTGGACTTGGGCCGGTGGTCGCTATGA
- the ccmB gene encoding heme exporter protein CcmB: MSVFALLVAREARLLCRRPAELANPLVFFAIVIALFPLAVGPDTKLLQTLSPGLVWVAALLSVLLSLDGLFRSDFEDGSLEQWVLSSHPLPLLVLAKVLAHWAFSGLALVLLSPLLAMMLGLPVECLPVLLCSLLLGTPVLSLLGAVGAALTVGLKRGGLLLALLILPLYIPVLILGSGALQAALMGMPATGYLLWLGSLTALAVTLTPFAIAAGLKISVGE; encoded by the coding sequence ATGAGTGTGTTTGCCCTGTTGGTCGCCCGTGAAGCACGATTGCTGTGCCGTCGCCCGGCTGAATTGGCCAATCCGCTGGTGTTCTTCGCTATTGTCATCGCGTTGTTCCCGTTGGCGGTCGGCCCCGATACTAAACTGTTGCAAACCTTGTCCCCGGGGCTGGTGTGGGTGGCAGCGCTTTTGTCCGTCCTGCTCTCGCTGGATGGGCTGTTTCGCAGTGATTTCGAAGACGGTTCCCTGGAACAGTGGGTCCTTTCGTCGCACCCTTTGCCACTTCTGGTACTGGCAAAGGTACTGGCACACTGGGCTTTTTCCGGCTTGGCGCTAGTCTTGCTCTCGCCGCTGCTGGCGATGATGTTGGGCTTGCCCGTCGAATGCCTGCCGGTGTTGCTGTGTTCCTTGTTACTCGGTACGCCGGTGCTCAGCCTGTTGGGGGCGGTGGGCGCAGCGTTGACCGTCGGTTTGAAGCGGGGCGGCCTGTTACTGGCCCTGCTGATTCTGCCTTTGTATATCCCGGTGTTGATCCTGGGCAGCGGTGCTTTGCAAGCCGCGCTCATGGGCATGCCGGCGACGGGTTACCTCTTGTGGCTTGGCAGCCTGACCGCCCTGGCGGTAACCCTGACACCCTTTGCTATAGCGGCTGGCCTGAAGATCAGCGTCGGCGAATAA